From a region of the Tachypleus tridentatus isolate NWPU-2018 chromosome 1, ASM421037v1, whole genome shotgun sequence genome:
- the LOC143253107 gene encoding alpha-2C adrenergic receptor-like, with amino-acid sequence MTTSYIFNKVATISMLESAMEWSDSNTTANLTLNESSSLLGQTTEYQTSPVEWDKPWGGAPYPSGYSQTQIILIAFFVSFLMVLIVVGNMLVCIAIATEKSLKTVQNWFIASLAVSDFLVGLVIMPFSLANELMGYWIFGTIWCEIHAALDVLLCTASINNLCLISLDRYWSVTHAVEYLKKRTPTRAIAMICFVWFLSGLISLPPLVGWKKLDRPTDYPECKVSEEIGYVLYSALGSFYIPAAVMVFVYIRIFFAARSRARRHVKKRDQPEVTNDTGRDKSTTTTTTTCTSFSNTSPPDKRKDLYGNMFFEKLKTNGNSEAYNKQFKFTPTRPQIIIENSAEEREDSDKEQEMKQEEESKPAVGPLLHSIGASSGSRGDEQTSIYSIHNISKSNAHPGSYSLFLKTPRILKTTFGSTLSLANYGKEGNVNELYETKNIYGRGKSNLEKCPFNEPPRSYSSSAVERQKRKIAKARERRATVILGLIMAAFILAWLPFFVLYVLSAICKHCKISDTGFDVAFWLGYFNSAINPIIYTIFNRDFRKAFRKILLK; translated from the coding sequence ATGACCACCTCgtatattttcaataaagttGCGACTATTTCTATGCTTGAGTCAGCAATGGAGTGGAGTGATTCAAATACAACTGCAAATCTTACTTTAAACGAGTCGTCTTCATTGTTAGGACAAACAACAGAATATCAAACAAGTCCTGTAGAGTGGGACAAACCTTGGGGAGGAGCTCCTTATCCAAGTGGTTACTCTCAAACACAAATTATTCTTATTGCATTTTTCGTGTCTTTTCTGATGGTACTAATTGTTGTCGGAAACATGCTTGTTTGTATAGCCATCGCAACAGAAAAGTCACTGAAAACTGTTCAGAATTGGTTCATCGCTTCTCTTGCAGTTTCAGATTTTCTGGTTGGGCTTGTTATCATGCCATTTTCATTGGCTAATGAGTTAATGGGTTATTGGATATTTGGAACTATTTGGTGTGAGATTCATGCCGCTCTTGATGTTCTTCTTTGTACAGCATCAATAAATAACCTGTGTCTTATAAGTCTGGACAGATATTGGTCAGTCACTCATGCGGtggaatatttgaaaaaaaggaCTCCGACACGAGCAATTGCTATGATCTGCTTTGTATGGTTTTTATCCGGTCTTATTTCCCTCCCACCTTTAGTGGGATGGAAGAAACTAGACAGGCCGACAGACTATCCCGAGTGCAAAGTTAGCGAAGAAATTGGTTACGTTTTGTACTCTGCTTTGGGCTCATTCTACATTCCTGCAGCAGTTATGGTGTTCGTGTATATACGGATATTTTTCGCTGCGCGCTCTCGAGCAAGAAGACATGTGAAAAAGAGAGATCAACCAGAAGTCACAAATGATACAGGAAGGGATAAATCTACGACTACAACAACAACCACGTGTACGAGTTTTAGTAACACTAGTCCACCAGATAAGAGAAAAGATCTGTATGGAAATATGTTTTTTGAGAAACTGAAGACTAACGGAAATAGTGAAGCCTATAACAAGCAATTTAAATTTACTCCAACAAGACCTCAGATTATAATAGAAAATTCAGCAGAAGAACGGGAAGATTCCGATAAGGAGCAGGAAATGAAGCAAGAAGAAGAGAGTAAGCCAGCCGTGGGTCCTCTATTGCACTCGATTGGTGCCAGCAGTGGTTCTAGGGGCGATGAACAAACGTCTATTTATAGCATACACAACATCTCCAAGTCTAATGCTCACCCTGGCTCCTATTCCCTATTTTTGAAAACACCAAGAATTCTCAAAACTACCTTTGGATCAACACTTTCTTTGGCCAATTATGGTAAAGAAGGTAACGTCAATGaactttatgaaacaaaaaacatttacggAAGAGGAAAAAGCAATCTTGAGAAATGCCCCTTTAACGAACCCCCAAGAAGCTATTCTTCATCTGCTGTTGAGAGACAAAAACGAAAGATTGCGAAAGCAAGAGAAAGAAGAGCAACTGTTATATTAGGACTAATTATGGCCGCTTTTATATTAGCTTGGCTACCCTTCTTTGTATTATATGTACTATCTGCAATTTGCAAACATTGTAAAATTAGCGATACGGGGTTTGATGTTGCTTTTTGGCTAGGGTATTTTAATTCCGCCATTAATCCTATTATCTACACTATATTTAATCGTGATTTTCGAAAAGCATTTCgaaaaatcttattaaaataa